A section of the Gloeobacter violaceus PCC 7421 genome encodes:
- a CDS encoding Uma2 family endonuclease translates to MPESSTMFGTLAGEFTDSARRVLDCARTEAQRLGYQFVSTEHLLLGLLAEGHSEEAKVLTEMGLHLDATRRLVERLIGRGSGLVPKEMPFTPRARYAWEIAFDQSEQLRHSHMDTCHIFFGLVRECLFAGKRGGGAASVFRHLNIDLRELEKRAGILVAAFGAAATQTLNRVAADDEDEWNEPIVIAAQNHPPVLVHPLSAPALVQEIYPAQIAAGEVRTRLSAALLDWVEAHRLGHVSTTSPILAGSDVLVADVLYFSRERLYAGNSRVPDLAALVVERPDDTRQLRVLAAKMRLLLELGVQVGWMADPHGRSISVFYPGKHKAAILKEDDVLRLPELLAGWEVPVARLWPSN, encoded by the coding sequence ATGCCTGAATCTTCGACGATGTTTGGAACGCTTGCGGGCGAATTTACCGACAGCGCCCGCCGGGTGCTCGACTGTGCCCGCACCGAAGCGCAGCGGCTGGGTTATCAGTTTGTGAGTACCGAGCATCTGCTGCTGGGACTGCTCGCGGAAGGCCACAGCGAAGAAGCAAAAGTGCTCACCGAAATGGGCCTGCACCTCGATGCGACCCGTCGCCTCGTCGAGCGGCTGATCGGCCGCGGCTCCGGGCTGGTGCCCAAGGAGATGCCCTTCACGCCGCGCGCCCGCTACGCCTGGGAGATCGCCTTCGATCAGTCCGAGCAACTGCGCCACAGCCACATGGATACCTGCCATATCTTTTTTGGGCTGGTGCGCGAATGCCTCTTTGCCGGCAAGCGCGGCGGCGGGGCGGCGAGTGTTTTTCGTCATCTCAACATCGACCTGCGCGAACTTGAAAAACGGGCGGGCATCCTGGTGGCCGCTTTCGGTGCAGCCGCCACCCAGACTTTGAACCGGGTAGCAGCGGACGATGAGGACGAGTGGAACGAACCCATCGTGATCGCTGCCCAGAATCACCCGCCGGTGTTGGTGCATCCGTTGTCCGCCCCGGCTCTGGTGCAGGAGATCTATCCGGCCCAGATCGCGGCGGGGGAAGTGCGCACGCGGCTGAGCGCGGCTCTGCTGGACTGGGTGGAAGCGCACCGCCTTGGCCACGTCTCCACCACCAGCCCCATCCTGGCCGGCAGCGATGTGCTGGTGGCCGATGTACTCTATTTTTCGCGCGAGCGCTTGTACGCGGGCAATTCGCGCGTCCCGGATCTGGCGGCGCTGGTGGTGGAACGGCCCGATGACACGAGGCAGTTGCGCGTCCTGGCGGCGAAGATGCGTCTATTGCTGGAGTTGGGGGTGCAGGTGGGATGGATGGCCGATCCCCACGGACGCAGTATCAGCGTTTTTTATCCCGGCAAGCACAAAGCGGCGATCCTCAAAGAGGACGATGTGTTGCGGCTGCCGGAGTTGCTCGCGGGCTGGGAGGTTCCCGTCGCCCGCCTCTGGCCGTCCAATTAG
- a CDS encoding M16 family metallopeptidase has translation MIATIPASTEAFAGRIRTLPNGLTLIVQQIPTAAAVTCDIWVRTGARTEPLQLSGVSHFLEHMIFKGTEKVGPGVFDSEIESRGGVTNAATSQDYTHYFITVANEHYEASLPYLAELVNAAAIPPAEYERERLVVLEEIRRSNDSPDRRAFEILTRTMYPEHPYSRPVLGTAESLLAMTADQMRTYHRERYRPANTTVVIVGGVPEEQMLAAAEALFAPLGEGPTGEVPTVPHPAAPTPGVSTHTLARLEQPRLMLAWLGAAIEQIEDAIALDVLATVLSEGRTSRLVRSLREEKGWARSVNAYFMPQKHPGLFIVSAQADAEWLEPIEAEVRAQVRALVDEPVPDGEFNRALRILRNDFIFSTEAPAQLASLYGYYSTVAKLELALAYPELLQRVQPADLQRVARRYLEPDRAVVLRLVPETP, from the coding sequence ATGATAGCGACCATACCTGCAAGTACCGAAGCTTTCGCGGGCCGTATCCGCACCCTGCCCAACGGGCTGACTTTGATCGTTCAGCAGATCCCGACTGCCGCCGCCGTCACCTGCGATATCTGGGTGCGCACGGGGGCCCGTACCGAACCGCTCCAGTTGTCGGGCGTCTCGCATTTTCTCGAACACATGATCTTCAAGGGCACCGAGAAAGTCGGTCCCGGCGTCTTCGACAGCGAAATCGAAAGCCGCGGCGGGGTGACCAACGCCGCCACCAGTCAGGATTACACCCACTACTTCATCACCGTCGCCAACGAGCACTACGAAGCGTCGCTTCCCTATCTGGCGGAACTGGTCAACGCCGCGGCGATCCCGCCTGCGGAATACGAGCGCGAGCGGCTGGTGGTGCTCGAAGAGATCCGCCGCAGCAACGACAGTCCCGACCGCCGGGCCTTCGAGATCCTCACCCGCACCATGTACCCCGAGCATCCCTACAGCCGGCCGGTCCTGGGCACCGCCGAGAGCCTGCTCGCGATGACGGCCGATCAGATGCGTACCTACCACCGCGAGCGCTACCGGCCCGCCAACACTACTGTTGTGATCGTGGGCGGCGTACCGGAGGAGCAGATGCTGGCCGCCGCCGAGGCATTGTTTGCACCCCTGGGCGAAGGGCCGACAGGCGAAGTGCCGACGGTGCCGCATCCGGCCGCCCCCACGCCGGGGGTATCCACCCACACCCTGGCCCGCCTGGAGCAGCCGCGCCTGATGCTCGCCTGGTTGGGTGCTGCGATCGAGCAGATCGAAGATGCGATCGCCCTCGACGTGCTCGCCACCGTGCTCAGCGAGGGGCGCACCTCCCGGCTGGTGCGCTCGCTGCGCGAAGAAAAAGGCTGGGCGCGCTCGGTGAACGCCTACTTTATGCCCCAAAAGCACCCGGGCCTGTTCATTGTCTCTGCCCAGGCCGACGCCGAATGGCTCGAACCCATCGAGGCCGAAGTGCGCGCTCAAGTACGCGCCCTGGTTGACGAACCGGTGCCGGACGGCGAATTCAACCGCGCCCTGCGCATCTTGCGCAACGACTTTATCTTCAGCACCGAGGCCCCGGCCCAGTTGGCGAGTCTCTACGGTTACTACAGCACCGTGGCGAAACTCGAGCTGGCCCTCGCCTATCCCGAGTTGCTGCAGCGCGTTCAACCGGCCGACCTGCAGCGCGTCGCCCGCCGCTATCTCGAGCCTGATCGGGCGGTGGTCCTGCGGCTTGTGCCCGAAACCCCCTGA
- a CDS encoding phycocyanobilin:ferredoxin oxidoreductase, translating to MHEGNRSPRPMRMEAKTVKPRHPLVSRLAELLVSTWGEYLQLEPYHLPADLGFVEGQLEGDRLTIVNRCYQSRVFRKLHLELATIGPNLDILHCVMYPRPQFDLPIYGTDIVASTQMVSAAIVDLSPVRGELPPAYLAGLEPSFARCTDFGQLRNLPPWGTIFSPRCVFARVVTPTEADLFMEISRAYLRFHCEQAARAEAVDTATEAQILAGQRHYCEQQQQNDKTRRILAQAFDEAWAERYIRTVLFDLPQ from the coding sequence ATGCACGAAGGCAACCGGAGTCCACGACCGATGCGCATGGAAGCGAAGACCGTCAAACCCAGGCACCCATTGGTGAGCCGCCTGGCCGAATTGCTGGTGAGCACCTGGGGAGAGTACCTGCAGCTGGAGCCGTATCACCTGCCGGCGGATCTGGGTTTTGTCGAAGGTCAGCTCGAAGGCGACAGGCTCACCATCGTCAACCGCTGCTACCAGAGCCGCGTCTTTCGCAAACTGCACCTGGAGCTCGCCACGATCGGGCCGAATTTGGACATTTTGCACTGCGTGATGTACCCGCGCCCCCAGTTCGACCTGCCCATCTACGGCACCGACATTGTGGCGAGCACCCAAATGGTCAGTGCCGCCATCGTCGATCTCTCGCCCGTGCGCGGCGAGTTGCCGCCGGCCTACCTTGCAGGACTGGAGCCCAGCTTCGCGCGCTGCACCGATTTTGGTCAGTTGCGCAATCTGCCCCCCTGGGGAACGATCTTCTCGCCGCGCTGCGTGTTTGCCCGCGTCGTCACCCCCACCGAAGCCGACCTGTTCATGGAGATCAGCCGCGCCTATCTGCGCTTTCACTGCGAGCAGGCCGCCCGTGCCGAAGCGGTCGATACCGCCACCGAAGCGCAAATCCTGGCAGGCCAGCGGCACTACTGCGAGCAACAGCAACAAAACGATAAGACCCGCCGAATCCTGGCGCAGGCCTTCGACGAAGCCTGGGCCGAGCGCTACATCCGCACGGTGCTGTTCGATTTGCCGCAATAG
- a CDS encoding M16 family metallopeptidase: MFRTTLASGLRVLVLNNPAVDIVSARFFLRVDSRTDTPPGLAHLVSAVLTKGTEARDSMAIAQIVESLGAMLGADSTPDYLQIALKSLGEDFPTLLALAAELLQRATFPAEQIEIERKATLQAIRSQQERPFTVAYNQFRAALYGNSPYAYPELGTEESVLALRREDLLNFYRAHFRPDNAVFVAVGPLEPEAVVRLLEEHLGGWSVPETPLLRTALLKPTDAFPTATLRTVQPTQQSTVLVGYPAAPIHSEDFAALKLIGTYLGSGLSSRLFTELREKRGLAYEVSAFYPTRASTSHFVAYIGTAPENARTCEAGLRTEVERLASTPLGDSELRTAKNKLLGQYALGKQTNSQVAQLLGWYEILGVGADFDREYTRTVEQLTSADLLAVAERTFKAPIVSLVGPEDVLATVF; this comes from the coding sequence ATGTTCCGTACCACGCTTGCCAGCGGCCTTCGCGTCCTTGTGCTCAACAACCCGGCCGTCGATATTGTGAGCGCCCGCTTCTTCCTGCGGGTCGACAGCCGCACAGATACCCCGCCGGGGCTGGCCCACCTGGTCAGTGCCGTGCTGACCAAGGGTACCGAGGCGCGCGATTCGATGGCTATAGCCCAGATTGTCGAATCGCTCGGGGCGATGCTGGGTGCCGACAGTACCCCCGATTATCTGCAAATTGCCCTCAAAAGCCTGGGCGAAGACTTTCCGACCCTGCTTGCCCTTGCCGCCGAACTGTTGCAGCGGGCGACCTTTCCTGCCGAGCAAATCGAAATCGAACGAAAAGCGACTCTGCAAGCGATCCGTTCCCAGCAGGAGCGGCCCTTCACCGTCGCCTACAACCAGTTTCGCGCGGCACTCTACGGCAACTCCCCCTACGCCTATCCGGAGTTGGGCACCGAGGAGAGTGTGTTGGCCCTGCGGCGCGAGGATCTGCTGAATTTTTACCGCGCCCATTTTCGGCCGGACAACGCCGTGTTCGTGGCCGTCGGGCCGCTCGAGCCAGAGGCGGTTGTCCGCTTGCTCGAAGAGCATCTGGGCGGCTGGAGTGTACCTGAGACACCACTGTTGCGTACGGCGCTCCTAAAGCCGACCGATGCTTTTCCCACCGCTACCCTGCGCACGGTGCAACCCACCCAGCAGAGCACAGTCCTGGTGGGCTATCCTGCAGCACCAATCCACTCGGAAGATTTTGCGGCCCTCAAACTGATCGGCACCTACCTCGGCAGCGGGCTTTCCAGTCGCCTGTTCACCGAACTGCGCGAAAAGCGCGGCCTTGCCTACGAAGTCTCCGCCTTCTATCCGACCCGGGCCTCCACTTCCCACTTCGTCGCCTACATCGGTACCGCCCCCGAGAACGCCCGCACCTGCGAAGCGGGCCTGCGCACCGAAGTCGAGCGCCTGGCGAGCACGCCGCTCGGCGACTCCGAACTGCGCACGGCCAAAAACAAGCTGCTGGGCCAGTACGCCCTCGGCAAGCAGACCAACAGCCAGGTGGCTCAGCTGCTGGGCTGGTACGAGATTCTGGGCGTCGGTGCCGACTTCGACCGCGAGTACACCCGCACCGTCGAGCAATTGACGAGTGCCGACTTGCTGGCGGTGGCCGAGCGCACCTTCAAAGCACCCATCGTCTCGCTGGTGGGGCCTGAGGACGTGCTTGCAACGGTCTTCTAA
- a CDS encoding NAD+ synthase: MRVALLQLNSTVGDLVGNAGRIERAAREAAAAGADLAITHELALPGYPPRDLLLDRAFVADVQQTAQRLAHALAGVVPVLVGTAVPSAVGRPLANAALLLEGGECRETVLKGLLPTYDIFDEDRYFEAGQRAYPIEIAGVAMGVHVCEDIWNDREFWPRPRYRRDPVEELAGQGARYLLNLSSSPFYAGKQQLRERLLAHAARRHRLPVLYVNQVGGNDELLFDGRSCVFDGEGRLTARARAFAEDMLLVDLDSLAGRIEPQPTGEAEIWEALVMGTADYARKCGFQQGLVALSGGIDSALTLAIVAAALGPVNVLAVMMPSPYSSAGSIDDSLALAANLGVETLKLPIAPAMAAFDQILAPAFADLAADVTEENLQARIRGTLMMALSNKWNRLVFITGNKSETAVGFNTLYGCTAGALAVIADLYKGEVYRLAHWLNRDGAVIPEGILTKAPSAELRPDQRDSDILPPYDVLDGILRAHLEGGRTPEEIAGEGYHPEVIKKVLAMVRRAEFKRKQLPPGLRVSPRAFGIGWRMPIAHA; this comes from the coding sequence ATGCGAGTGGCGCTTTTGCAACTGAATTCGACCGTGGGGGATCTGGTCGGCAACGCCGGGCGCATCGAGCGGGCGGCGAGGGAAGCTGCCGCCGCCGGGGCGGATCTGGCGATCACCCACGAGTTGGCCCTGCCCGGTTATCCGCCCCGGGATCTGCTGTTGGATCGGGCCTTTGTGGCCGATGTCCAGCAGACCGCGCAGCGGCTTGCCCATGCGCTTGCCGGGGTGGTGCCGGTGTTGGTGGGTACGGCGGTGCCGAGCGCGGTGGGGCGGCCCCTGGCCAACGCGGCTTTGCTGCTCGAAGGGGGAGAGTGCCGGGAAACGGTGCTCAAGGGTCTGCTTCCTACCTACGACATCTTTGACGAGGACCGCTACTTCGAGGCGGGGCAGCGTGCCTATCCGATCGAGATTGCCGGGGTGGCGATGGGGGTGCACGTCTGCGAGGACATCTGGAACGATCGCGAATTTTGGCCAAGGCCGCGCTACCGCCGCGACCCGGTGGAGGAACTGGCCGGGCAGGGGGCGCGCTACTTGCTCAATCTTTCCAGTTCGCCTTTTTATGCGGGCAAGCAGCAGTTGCGCGAACGGCTTCTGGCCCATGCGGCCCGCCGCCACCGCCTGCCGGTACTCTACGTCAATCAGGTGGGGGGCAACGACGAATTGCTCTTCGACGGCCGCAGTTGCGTTTTCGACGGGGAGGGCCGCCTGACCGCGCGGGCGCGGGCGTTTGCCGAGGATATGCTGCTGGTGGATTTGGATTCGCTCGCCGGGCGCATCGAGCCTCAACCCACAGGCGAAGCGGAAATCTGGGAAGCGTTAGTGATGGGTACAGCCGATTACGCCCGCAAGTGCGGCTTTCAGCAGGGGTTGGTGGCCCTTTCCGGGGGCATCGATTCGGCCCTCACCCTGGCGATTGTGGCCGCCGCCCTGGGGCCTGTGAACGTGCTCGCGGTGATGATGCCTTCGCCGTATTCCAGTGCCGGCAGCATCGACGACAGTCTGGCCCTCGCCGCCAATCTGGGGGTGGAGACGCTCAAATTGCCCATCGCTCCGGCAATGGCGGCTTTTGATCAGATTCTGGCTCCGGCCTTTGCGGATCTGGCCGCCGATGTCACCGAGGAGAATTTGCAGGCGCGCATCCGCGGCACCTTGATGATGGCGCTGTCCAATAAGTGGAACCGCCTGGTATTTATCACCGGCAACAAGTCCGAGACCGCCGTCGGTTTTAACACCCTCTACGGTTGCACCGCCGGGGCACTGGCCGTGATTGCCGACTTGTACAAAGGCGAAGTCTACCGCCTGGCGCACTGGCTCAACCGGGACGGCGCGGTGATTCCCGAGGGTATCCTCACCAAGGCTCCTTCCGCCGAGTTGCGCCCGGACCAGCGCGACTCCGACATCCTGCCGCCCTACGACGTGCTCGACGGCATTCTACGCGCCCACCTCGAAGGTGGGCGCACCCCCGAGGAGATCGCCGGCGAAGGCTATCACCCAGAAGTGATCAAAAAAGTACTCGCCATGGTGCGCCGGGCCGAGTTCAAACGCAAGCAACTGCCGCCGGGTCTGCGCGTCTCGCCGCGCGCCTTCGGCATCGGCTGGCGAATGCCCATCGCCCACGCCTGA
- a CDS encoding B12-binding domain-containing radical SAM protein, translating to MFADEIRLFDLPTGGADAVPVVFAFPNTYDIGITSLGYQVVWRLLACCPGVRVARLFTDIHEPLPARPELLGFSFSWELDYGNVLDLIEKQRLTLWASERGEDEPLVFGGGPVFTANPEPFAPFFDFFLMGDGEELIPEVMATYQTVRTAGRSEKLRRLARIPGVYVPSLYEVHHRDGDITLAPVETDIPAVIERRTFRGEQLSHSAVVTERSAWPGIFMVEVARSCPELCRFCLASYLTLPFRTASLEGSLLPAIEKGLAVTDRLGLLGASVTQHPEFETLIDYLAHPARAGVRLSVSSVRTNTLTPKFCGTLATRGSQSVTVAVESGSERLRRIVNKKLTNDEIFAAAETVAASGLQGLKLYGMCGVPGELESDLEATARMLAALKKQNPRLRLTFGCSTFVPKAHTPFQRYGVDPSAEKKLQKLQKQLKPQGIDFRPESYNWSVIQALISRGDRRVARVLELARHHGSTLGSFRRAFKELKGRLPPLEHYVHAHWPDAGDLPWAHLRSGLGETTLARHTEHARDLMTLGATAVS from the coding sequence GTGTTTGCCGACGAAATTCGCTTATTTGATCTGCCTACTGGGGGCGCCGATGCGGTCCCGGTGGTTTTTGCCTTTCCAAATACGTACGACATTGGCATCACCAGCCTCGGCTACCAGGTAGTCTGGCGGCTTTTGGCTTGCTGTCCCGGCGTGCGGGTCGCGCGGCTGTTCACCGATATCCACGAGCCCTTGCCGGCCCGACCGGAGCTGTTGGGCTTCTCGTTTTCGTGGGAACTTGACTACGGCAATGTCTTAGATCTGATCGAGAAGCAGCGCCTGACGCTCTGGGCTTCTGAGCGCGGCGAAGACGAGCCGCTGGTGTTTGGCGGCGGTCCGGTCTTTACTGCCAATCCGGAGCCTTTTGCGCCGTTTTTTGATTTTTTCTTGATGGGCGACGGCGAAGAATTGATTCCCGAGGTGATGGCCACCTACCAGACGGTGCGCACCGCCGGGCGGAGCGAAAAATTGCGCCGGCTCGCCCGCATCCCGGGTGTCTACGTGCCCTCGCTCTACGAAGTGCACCACCGCGACGGTGACATTACCCTTGCGCCGGTGGAAACCGACATCCCGGCCGTTATCGAGCGGCGCACCTTTCGGGGCGAACAGCTGTCGCACTCGGCGGTCGTCACCGAGCGCTCCGCCTGGCCGGGCATCTTCATGGTCGAGGTGGCGCGCTCCTGCCCCGAGTTGTGCCGCTTTTGCCTGGCGAGTTACCTGACTTTGCCTTTTCGGACAGCCAGTTTGGAAGGATCGCTCCTGCCCGCCATCGAGAAGGGCCTCGCCGTCACCGACCGTCTGGGATTATTGGGCGCTTCGGTGACCCAGCATCCCGAGTTCGAGACGCTCATCGACTATCTGGCCCACCCCGCTCGCGCCGGGGTGCGCCTGAGCGTCTCCTCGGTGCGCACCAACACCCTCACGCCCAAATTTTGCGGAACCCTCGCCACGCGCGGCAGCCAGTCGGTGACCGTTGCGGTCGAAAGCGGCTCCGAGCGCCTGCGCCGCATCGTCAACAAAAAGCTCACCAACGACGAGATATTCGCCGCCGCCGAGACCGTCGCCGCCTCCGGCCTGCAGGGGCTCAAACTCTACGGCATGTGCGGCGTGCCGGGCGAACTGGAGAGCGATCTGGAGGCGACCGCCCGGATGCTCGCCGCCCTCAAGAAACAAAACCCGCGCCTCAGGCTCACTTTCGGCTGCAGCACCTTTGTACCCAAGGCCCATACCCCCTTTCAGCGCTACGGCGTCGATCCCTCCGCCGAAAAAAAGCTGCAAAAGCTGCAAAAGCAACTCAAACCCCAGGGCATCGATTTTCGCCCCGAAAGCTACAACTGGTCGGTCATCCAGGCTTTGATCTCCCGCGGCGACCGGCGGGTGGCGCGGGTGCTGGAACTGGCCCGCCACCACGGCAGCACCCTGGGCAGCTTCCGCCGCGCCTTCAAAGAACTCAAAGGCCGGCTGCCGCCTCTGGAACACTACGTCCACGCCCACTGGCCCGACGCCGGAGACTTGCCCTGGGCGCACCTGCGCTCGGGTCTAGGCGAGACCACCCTCGCGCGCCACACCGAGCACGCCCGCGACCTGATGACGCTGGGCGCGACTGCCGTATCTTAA